Proteins encoded by one window of Anaerosalibacter sp. Marseille-P3206:
- a CDS encoding hybrid sensor histidine kinase/response regulator has product MSDINECCYQGGLFCGFIGLKSLGKSINQFDKLAMKLVEENGSLIYLYKGNKEKPDFEALSKFFQMDLFEKVENGQLICIDIEELLIEEDTIDLESAIKLYEKEIDALREKGIEKVLIYGTRNNYIIKNCTKKGLYSYHKKLKALCKEKNIMVIIKYIVDDLSEKEFVKLISLHDVFVLDDDKTGKKYTYLELISYSLLYLSKKQQTDEEYRQEMKRIEYLKNLGELVEGFTHDFNNLLTTIVGFSQIGLFKDIENQLKDYLNVIYNTAMDGKAMVDKIQEFIKGNNIREKKLHRINDLVKSSINMIKYKIKFNTEKLGKEIVLKEELNSERCIYADEFEIRQVFLNVLLNALAAMEDGGTLTVKTYDENEKVYVQITDTGVGMSENVKRRIFDPFFTTKGKEGTGLGLNTAKKIIENHSADIVVDSEMGVGTTFTTIFPENIKEIRYVEDEMNSEFIHGAKVLVVDDKYPVAKTIAELIGLVDMSAEVETNSESVLSRLDENLYDIVICDYSMPNINGLEVSKLVKEKYPEKPFILLTGYSDKVYEKSNTIDYVLKKPCSVEELADVLGKALNIIDGNKNKSYNVN; this is encoded by the coding sequence TTAATGAGTGTTGTTACCAAGGGGGATTATTTTGCGGATTTATAGGTTTAAAATCATTAGGCAAGAGTATTAATCAATTTGATAAATTAGCTATGAAGTTAGTGGAGGAGAATGGATCGCTTATTTATTTGTATAAAGGTAATAAAGAAAAACCAGATTTTGAAGCCTTGTCAAAATTCTTTCAAATGGATTTATTTGAAAAAGTTGAGAATGGACAGTTAATATGTATAGATATAGAAGAATTATTAATAGAAGAAGATACAATAGATTTAGAAAGTGCTATAAAATTGTATGAAAAAGAGATAGATGCTTTAAGGGAAAAAGGTATTGAAAAAGTACTCATATATGGGACTAGGAATAATTATATTATTAAAAACTGTACTAAGAAAGGATTATATAGTTATCATAAAAAATTAAAAGCTCTTTGTAAAGAAAAAAATATCATGGTAATTATTAAATATATTGTAGACGATTTATCTGAAAAGGAATTTGTAAAACTAATTAGTCTTCATGATGTATTTGTATTAGATGATGATAAAACTGGCAAAAAATATACTTATTTAGAATTGATAAGTTATTCACTTTTGTATTTGTCAAAAAAACAACAAACAGATGAAGAGTATAGACAAGAAATGAAACGAATTGAATATTTAAAGAATTTGGGAGAATTGGTGGAGGGTTTCACTCATGATTTCAACAATCTGTTAACTACTATTGTTGGATTTTCTCAAATAGGGTTATTTAAGGATATAGAAAATCAATTAAAAGATTACCTTAATGTAATTTATAATACTGCGATGGATGGAAAGGCAATGGTAGATAAGATTCAGGAATTTATAAAAGGTAACAATATAAGGGAAAAAAAGCTACATAGGATAAATGATTTAGTTAAAAGTAGTATTAATATGATTAAGTATAAAATTAAGTTTAATACTGAGAAGTTGGGAAAAGAAATTGTACTTAAAGAAGAATTGAATTCTGAAAGATGTATATATGCTGATGAATTTGAAATACGACAGGTGTTTTTGAATGTGCTTTTAAATGCTTTGGCTGCCATGGAAGATGGAGGTACTCTTACTGTTAAAACTTACGATGAAAATGAAAAAGTATATGTTCAAATTACAGATACAGGAGTTGGAATGAGTGAAAACGTAAAAAGGAGAATTTTTGATCCATTCTTTACTACTAAGGGAAAAGAAGGTACAGGATTAGGTTTAAATACTGCAAAAAAGATAATTGAAAACCACTCTGCGGATATAGTTGTTGATAGTGAAATGGGTGTGGGAACTACTTTTACAACTATATTTCCGGAAAACATAAAAGAGATTAGATATGTGGAAGATGAAATGAATAGTGAATTCATACATGGAGCAAAGGTATTGGTAGTAGATGATAAGTATCCAGTGGCAAAGACTATTGCTGAGTTAATTGGGCTGGTGGATATGAGTGCTGAAGTAGAGACGAATAGTGAAAGTGTACTAAGTAGGCTTGATGAAAATCTTTATGACATTGTGATATGTGATTATTCAATGCCAAATATAAATGGATTAGAAGTATCTAAGTTGGTAAAAGAAAAATATCCAGAGAAACCATTTATACTACTTACAGGGTATTCGGATAAAGTATACGAAAAATCAAATACAATAGATTATGTGCTTAAGAAGCCCTGTAGCGTTGAAGAATTAGCAGATGTTTTAGGAAAAGCCCTTAATATTATTGATGGTAATAAGAATAAAAGCTATAATGTTAATTAG
- a CDS encoding amidohydrolase, protein MLYIKNGYIYTMAGNVIEGGSILIDDGKIVEVGKDIVAPLDAEVIDAEGRMVTPGFIDAHCHLGMWEDGMGFEGDDGNEWVDPVTPQLRAIDGLNPMDVTVREACEGGVTTAVTGPGSANVVGGQFVAIKTHGKRVDDMILKEPVAMKVAFGENPKRVYESQKKSPITRMATAAILRETLFKAKDYLEKKESAVEEPSKMPEFDMGMEAMVKVIKKEIPLKAHAHRADDILTAIRIAKEFDIDITLDHCTEGHLIADILAEEGRPAIVGPSLTDRSKIELRNQTFDTPRILHEAGVKIAIMTDSPVIPEQYLALCAGLAARSGLDEMEALKAITINPAEIVGIADRVGSIEVGKDADIVIFDGNPLKDIDSKTYMTIIDGEIVYRR, encoded by the coding sequence ATGTTATATATTAAAAATGGTTATATTTATACTATGGCAGGAAATGTAATTGAAGGTGGTAGTATACTGATTGATGATGGTAAGATAGTGGAAGTAGGAAAGGATATTGTAGCACCATTAGATGCAGAAGTTATTGATGCTGAGGGTAGAATGGTTACTCCTGGATTTATTGATGCTCATTGTCACTTAGGCATGTGGGAAGATGGTATGGGGTTTGAAGGTGACGATGGAAACGAGTGGGTTGATCCTGTAACTCCACAACTTAGAGCAATTGATGGATTAAATCCAATGGATGTTACTGTTAGAGAAGCTTGTGAAGGCGGAGTAACAACTGCAGTTACTGGACCTGGAAGTGCTAATGTTGTAGGTGGTCAGTTTGTAGCTATTAAAACTCATGGCAAAAGGGTAGATGATATGATTCTTAAGGAACCTGTAGCTATGAAGGTTGCATTTGGTGAAAACCCAAAAAGAGTATATGAAAGTCAGAAAAAATCACCTATTACCAGAATGGCTACAGCAGCAATTTTGAGAGAGACTTTATTTAAAGCTAAGGATTATTTAGAAAAGAAAGAAAGTGCAGTGGAAGAACCATCAAAGATGCCTGAATTTGACATGGGAATGGAAGCAATGGTTAAAGTTATAAAAAAAGAAATCCCACTAAAAGCTCATGCCCACAGAGCAGATGATATTTTAACTGCAATTAGAATTGCAAAGGAATTTGATATAGATATTACATTAGATCACTGTACAGAAGGGCATTTGATTGCAGATATCCTAGCTGAAGAAGGTAGACCAGCTATAGTAGGTCCATCATTGACTGATAGATCTAAGATAGAGCTTAGAAACCAAACTTTCGATACTCCTAGAATTCTTCATGAAGCAGGAGTTAAGATTGCTATTATGACAGATTCACCAGTTATTCCAGAACAATATTTAGCTCTTTGTGCTGGACTTGCAGCAAGATCAGGATTAGATGAGATGGAAGCTTTAAAAGCTATAACTATTAATCCAGCAGAAATAGTAGGTATTGCTGATAGAGTAGGTAGTATCGAAGTGGGTAAAGATGCAGATATAGTTATATTTGATGGAAATCCTCTTAAGGATATAGATTCAAAAACTTATATGACTATTATAGATGGCGAAATAGTTTATAGAAGATAG
- a CDS encoding ECF transporter S component gives MELKKERGRVSAKTLTKIGVLSAIAFVLMLLEFPLWFAPGFLKMDLSEVPALMGSFALGPMAGVMIELIKNLLNLAIDGTTTMVVGEAANFVVGSVFVYVAGYIYHKNKNIKNAVLGMALGTLAMTVVMSFANYYVMIPFYAKLFNAPLDAIVSMGNAVNKYVVDFKSLILYAIVPFNLLKGIIVTLITFLLYKRVSPILHK, from the coding sequence ATGGAACTAAAAAAAGAAAGAGGTAGAGTTTCAGCAAAAACTCTTACAAAAATTGGTGTACTTTCAGCCATTGCCTTTGTACTTATGCTACTAGAGTTTCCACTATGGTTTGCACCTGGATTTTTGAAGATGGATTTAAGTGAAGTACCAGCACTTATGGGTTCTTTTGCATTAGGGCCTATGGCAGGAGTAATGATTGAACTTATCAAAAACTTATTGAATCTAGCTATTGATGGGACTACTACTATGGTAGTGGGTGAGGCTGCAAATTTTGTTGTAGGAAGTGTATTTGTATATGTTGCAGGTTATATATATCATAAGAATAAAAACATCAAGAATGCAGTATTAGGGATGGCACTAGGCACATTAGCTATGACTGTTGTCATGTCTTTTGCAAACTATTATGTTATGATACCTTTTTATGCAAAGTTATTTAATGCGCCATTAGACGCAATTGTTTCCATGGGAAATGCAGTGAACAAATATGTAGTGGATTTCAAATCACTAATATTATATGCAATTGTACCATTTAACCTATTGAAAGGCATTATTGTAACATTGATAACATTCCTTCTATACAAAAGAGTATCACCGATACTCCATAAATAA
- the tsaE gene encoding tRNA (adenosine(37)-N6)-threonylcarbamoyltransferase complex ATPase subunit type 1 TsaE, whose amino-acid sequence MLKITLDGLKETEDFGLKLGSILKGGEVICFIGDLGAGKTTLTKSIAKGLGVKDYVTSPTFTLINEYKGRVPLYHFDVYRLEGVEDILDLGFEEYFYSKGVTIIEWGNKIEKALPEDLLTIEMKMGSHIDERILCIYGSGEKSNRIIEELRDK is encoded by the coding sequence ATGCTTAAGATTACTTTAGATGGATTAAAAGAAACAGAAGATTTTGGTTTAAAGTTAGGCAGTATACTTAAAGGTGGAGAAGTCATCTGCTTTATTGGAGATTTAGGAGCAGGAAAGACTACTTTGACCAAGTCAATAGCCAAGGGTTTAGGCGTTAAAGACTATGTAACTAGCCCTACTTTTACACTTATAAATGAATACAAGGGAAGAGTTCCCCTATATCATTTTGATGTTTACAGATTGGAAGGAGTAGAAGATATTCTAGACTTAGGATTTGAAGAATATTTTTATTCTAAGGGGGTTACTATCATAGAATGGGGTAATAAAATAGAAAAGGCATTGCCAGAGGATTTACTAACCATTGAAATGAAAATGGGTTCCCATATTGACGAAAGAATATTGTGTATTTATGGTAGTGGAGAAAAAAGCAATAGGATAATAGAGGAGTTGAGAGATAAGTGA
- the tsaB gene encoding tRNA (adenosine(37)-N6)-threonylcarbamoyltransferase complex dimerization subunit type 1 TsaB, whose amino-acid sequence MKVLAVDTSSVVATCAVVDEEKVLGEFTLNQDMTHSEKLIPMIKVVMDSLGLRPEDIDLFAAAVGPGSFTGLRIGLATIKGLAHVVDKPVLGISTLEALAFNIPWGDTIIPIMDARRDRVFTGIYRWENGILLNVLEPTIFEVDELLDFIDDNYEMVMFNGDGTNVFKERIMDRLLDKALFAPVSLNMSRASSVGELALNKWNTGERENYFELVPDYLRESQAQRELKKR is encoded by the coding sequence GTGAAAGTATTGGCAGTAGATACATCAAGTGTAGTAGCAACATGTGCTGTGGTTGATGAGGAGAAAGTATTAGGTGAATTTACATTAAATCAAGATATGACTCATTCAGAAAAGCTTATTCCAATGATAAAAGTTGTAATGGATAGTTTAGGATTGAGGCCAGAAGATATTGATTTGTTTGCAGCAGCAGTAGGACCAGGTTCTTTTACAGGACTTAGAATAGGACTGGCAACTATAAAAGGATTGGCTCATGTAGTAGACAAACCAGTTTTGGGTATATCTACACTAGAAGCATTGGCTTTTAATATACCTTGGGGAGATACAATTATTCCAATTATGGATGCAAGAAGGGATAGAGTTTTCACTGGAATATATAGATGGGAAAATGGAATACTTTTAAATGTATTAGAACCCACAATATTTGAAGTTGATGAACTTTTAGATTTTATAGATGATAATTATGAAATGGTTATGTTCAATGGTGATGGCACAAATGTGTTTAAAGAGAGAATAATGGATAGACTTCTAGATAAGGCACTATTTGCACCTGTATCACTAAATATGTCAAGGGCTTCAAGTGTAGGGGAATTAGCATTAAATAAATGGAATACAGGAGAAAGAGAGAACTATTTTGAATTAGTTCCTGATTATTTAAGAGAGTCTCAAGCTCAAAGAGAATTAAAAAAAAGGTAG
- the rimI gene encoding ribosomal protein S18-alanine N-acetyltransferase — MDIIIKEMTEEHIDDVIEIEKISFTTPWSKDSFVVEITQNMLAKYVVAEADGKIVGYGGIWLIIDEGHITNIAVHKDYRGLGIGKKIIEGLIDVCSVRNIRAMTLEVRKSNEVAKNLYKQYGFKEYGIRPKYYADDNEDAIIMWKRIDG, encoded by the coding sequence ATGGATATAATTATTAAGGAAATGACAGAAGAGCATATAGATGATGTGATAGAAATTGAAAAGATTTCTTTTACTACACCTTGGTCTAAGGATTCTTTTGTTGTGGAAATAACACAGAATATGCTTGCAAAATATGTTGTTGCAGAGGCAGATGGAAAGATAGTAGGCTATGGTGGTATATGGCTTATAATAGATGAAGGACATATTACTAATATTGCAGTGCATAAGGATTATAGAGGATTAGGTATAGGTAAAAAAATAATAGAGGGTCTAATAGATGTGTGTAGTGTAAGAAATATAAGAGCTATGACATTGGAAGTAAGAAAGTCTAATGAAGTAGCAAAAAATCTTTACAAACAATATGGATTTAAAGAATATGGAATTAGACCGAAATATTATGCTGATGACAATGAGGATGCAATTATTATGTGGAAAAGAATAGATGGTTAA
- the tsaD gene encoding tRNA (adenosine(37)-N6)-threonylcarbamoyltransferase complex transferase subunit TsaD gives MEKNIITLAIETSCDETSCAVLRGGREVLSNVISSQIEIHRKFGGVVPEVASRKHIESINSIIQQALDEAKIGFSDVDIVGVTRGPGLVGALLVGISSAKAIAYGLNVPLVGVNHIEGHICANYITHSDLKPPFTCLVVSGGHTYLVQANSYTDYEMIGRTRDDAAGEAFDKVARSLGLPYPGGPLIDKMSYEGNRKAIDFPRPCLDEKGYDFSFSGLKTAVLNYLNHAKQMGEEIVVEDVAASFQQAAIEVLVEKSIKLALERKSKTIVLAGGVAANTGLRNLLESRGKEEGIEIKYPSTILCTDNAAMIGSAAYFNYIDGFTSNFDLNVEPNLELGVK, from the coding sequence ATGGAAAAGAATATTATTACATTAGCAATAGAGACTTCCTGTGATGAGACTTCTTGTGCAGTTCTTAGAGGTGGTAGGGAAGTACTTTCAAATGTTATCTCTTCACAAATAGAGATACATAGGAAATTTGGTGGAGTAGTGCCAGAGGTAGCTTCAAGAAAGCACATTGAAAGCATTAATAGTATCATACAACAAGCTCTTGATGAAGCTAAAATTGGATTTAGTGATGTGGATATAGTAGGGGTTACAAGAGGACCTGGATTGGTAGGAGCACTTTTAGTTGGAATATCAAGTGCCAAGGCCATTGCATATGGATTAAATGTACCACTTGTAGGTGTTAATCATATAGAAGGGCATATTTGTGCCAACTATATTACCCATAGTGATTTAAAGCCACCTTTTACTTGTCTAGTGGTATCTGGTGGACATACTTATTTAGTCCAAGCAAATTCATACACAGATTATGAAATGATAGGTAGAACTAGAGATGATGCTGCAGGGGAAGCTTTTGACAAAGTTGCCAGATCCTTAGGACTTCCTTATCCTGGAGGACCACTTATTGACAAGATGTCATATGAAGGCAATAGAAAAGCTATAGATTTTCCTAGACCTTGCTTAGATGAAAAAGGATATGACTTTAGTTTTAGTGGGCTTAAAACTGCTGTATTAAATTATCTTAATCATGCAAAGCAAATGGGTGAAGAGATAGTAGTAGAAGATGTGGCCGCAAGTTTTCAACAGGCTGCAATAGAAGTGCTTGTAGAAAAGAGTATCAAACTTGCATTGGAAAGAAAAAGTAAAACTATTGTATTGGCAGGAGGAGTAGCAGCTAATACAGGACTAAGAAATCTACTAGAGAGTAGAGGAAAGGAAGAAGGAATTGAAATCAAATATCCTTCCACCATATTGTGTACAGACAATGCTGCAATGATTGGTTCTGCTGCATATTTTAATTATATAGATGGGTTTACTTCAAATTTCGACTTAAATGTTGAGCCAAATTTAGAATTGGGAGTGAAATAA
- a CDS encoding ABC-F family ATP-binding cassette domain-containing protein produces MIVLSCSNINKSFIVDNILENISFSVNEGEKIGVVGLNGSGKTTLFNIISGEVPSDSGDIFVQKDLQIGYLKQHTHVESDRTVFDECLEVFIPLIEMERELRDLEQQISIEGNNGESEELNKLMNRYADLLEEFTQKNGYGFKSEIKGILKGLGFSEEEMEKEVNKLSGGQKARLSLGKLLLKKPNLLLLDEPTNHLDIEAISWLEKFLKDYSGAALIISHDRYFLDNVVTKIFQLENLNLKTYNGNYTEFMKKRKVEMELLKKQYENQQKEIERQEEIIKRFANYGGQRYIKQAQSRQKLLDKMKKIDKPIENSKKTNLRFEPKIVSGREVLAVESLGKSFDNFKLFEDINFNIYRGEKVGLIGPNGIGKTTLFKMVLGDTMASEGNIKLGHHVNIGYFDQEQTKLNLEKTVIDEIWDENSSFDHYQVRSYLAQFLFIGDDIFKEINDLSGGERSRLALLKLMLSKANFLLMDEPTNHLDIDSKEVLEDALKDYDGTLLVISHDRYFLNKVVDKVLELTEEGLKEYLGNYNYYVEKKNEVIEIEEEEEKTKTQLKLERKKERELREKEKEKKRKIIELEESIKQLEEQISEIDHIMCDPNIYEEPEKVQQLAIKRDETHNELDKLYEKWINITEK; encoded by the coding sequence ATGATAGTATTATCCTGTAGTAATATAAATAAAAGTTTTATAGTGGATAACATATTAGAAAATATAAGTTTTTCAGTGAATGAAGGAGAGAAAATTGGTGTAGTTGGATTAAATGGTTCTGGTAAAACTACACTTTTCAATATAATATCAGGAGAAGTCCCTAGTGATAGTGGAGATATCTTTGTACAAAAAGACCTGCAAATAGGTTATTTAAAACAACATACTCATGTAGAAAGTGACAGAACTGTATTTGATGAGTGCTTAGAGGTATTTATTCCCCTTATTGAGATGGAAAGAGAGCTAAGAGATTTAGAACAACAGATAAGTATTGAAGGTAATAATGGTGAATCAGAAGAATTAAACAAGCTTATGAATAGATATGCTGATCTCTTGGAAGAATTTACTCAAAAAAATGGGTATGGTTTTAAAAGTGAAATAAAAGGGATTTTAAAGGGTCTAGGTTTCTCTGAAGAAGAAATGGAAAAGGAAGTAAATAAATTAAGTGGTGGACAAAAGGCCAGATTGTCTCTTGGTAAACTACTACTTAAAAAACCTAATCTACTGCTTCTTGATGAGCCTACTAACCATTTGGATATAGAAGCTATTAGTTGGCTGGAGAAATTCCTAAAAGATTATAGTGGAGCTGCACTGATTATCTCTCATGACAGATACTTTCTAGATAATGTAGTAACTAAAATATTTCAACTAGAAAATTTAAATCTCAAAACATACAATGGCAATTATACTGAATTCATGAAAAAGAGAAAAGTAGAAATGGAATTATTGAAAAAACAATATGAAAATCAGCAAAAGGAAATTGAAAGACAAGAAGAGATCATCAAGAGATTTGCAAACTACGGTGGTCAAAGATATATAAAACAAGCCCAAAGTAGACAAAAGCTTCTTGATAAGATGAAAAAAATAGACAAGCCTATTGAAAACTCTAAAAAAACAAATTTGAGATTTGAACCTAAAATAGTAAGTGGTAGAGAAGTATTAGCTGTGGAATCTCTAGGGAAATCCTTTGACAACTTCAAGCTATTTGAAGATATTAACTTCAATATCTATAGAGGTGAAAAAGTAGGCCTCATTGGTCCTAATGGCATTGGTAAAACTACTCTTTTTAAAATGGTATTAGGAGATACAATGGCAAGTGAGGGAAATATTAAGCTAGGTCATCATGTGAATATTGGTTACTTTGACCAAGAACAAACTAAACTGAATTTAGAAAAAACCGTTATTGATGAAATATGGGATGAAAACTCCTCCTTTGATCATTATCAAGTAAGATCATATTTAGCACAGTTTTTATTTATAGGCGATGATATATTTAAAGAAATTAACGATTTGAGTGGTGGAGAAAGAAGTAGACTTGCACTTCTAAAGCTAATGTTATCAAAAGCAAATTTCCTACTCATGGACGAACCTACCAACCATTTAGATATAGATTCTAAAGAAGTACTAGAAGATGCTCTCAAAGACTATGATGGTACTCTATTAGTCATCTCTCATGATAGATATTTTTTAAATAAAGTTGTTGACAAAGTCCTTGAACTAACTGAAGAAGGATTAAAAGAATACTTAGGGAATTATAACTACTATGTAGAAAAGAAAAATGAAGTAATTGAAATAGAAGAGGAAGAAGAAAAAACTAAAACTCAATTAAAATTAGAAAGAAAAAAAGAAAGAGAATTAAGAGAAAAGGAAAAAGAAAAAAAGAGAAAAATAATTGAACTTGAAGAATCAATCAAACAGCTAGAAGAACAAATAAGTGAAATTGACCATATTATGTGTGATCCTAATATTTATGAAGAACCAGAAAAAGTTCAGCAATTAGCCATAAAAAGAGACGAAACTCATAATGAATTGGACAAGTTATATGAAAAGTGGATTAACATAACTGAAAAATAA
- a CDS encoding redox-sensing transcriptional repressor Rex — MERESKVSMTVIRRLPKYYRYLGELLNKGINRISSQELSKLTGFTASQIRQDLNNFGGFGQQGYGYNVDELKTELGKILGLDKCYNTVIAGAGNLGQAVANYKGFEDAGFKVLSLFDKNPKLIGLKIRDIEIKDVDEMAKFIEENDVEIGIITTPKNNAQDIADIYSKSGIKGIWNFAPADIKVPETIVVENVHLNESLFILSYFLKNHILPEGGF, encoded by the coding sequence ATGGAAAGAGAAAGCAAAGTGTCAATGACAGTTATAAGGCGATTACCCAAATATTATAGATATTTAGGAGAGCTTTTAAACAAAGGGATAAACAGAATTTCATCCCAAGAATTAAGTAAATTAACAGGATTTACAGCATCACAAATAAGACAAGATTTAAATAATTTTGGTGGATTTGGTCAACAAGGGTACGGGTATAATGTGGATGAATTAAAAACTGAATTAGGTAAAATATTGGGGCTAGATAAATGCTATAATACCGTAATAGCTGGTGCAGGTAATCTAGGCCAAGCGGTTGCAAACTATAAGGGATTCGAGGATGCAGGATTCAAGGTATTGTCCTTATTTGACAAGAATCCAAAATTAATAGGTTTAAAGATTAGAGATATTGAAATAAAAGATGTAGATGAAATGGCAAAGTTTATTGAAGAAAATGATGTAGAGATAGGAATTATCACTACTCCAAAGAATAATGCACAAGATATAGCGGATATATATTCCAAAAGTGGTATAAAGGGAATTTGGAATTTTGCTCCTGCAGATATTAAAGTACCTGAAACTATAGTTGTAGAAAATGTACATTTAAATGAATCTTTATTTATACTTTCTTATTTTTTAAAGAACCATATTTTACCTGAAGGTGGATTTTAA
- a CDS encoding acyl-CoA dehydrogenase — MNFTLTKEQEMVRTVMREFAENEVKPIAADIDETGRFPRENVEKMARYNMLGIPFPEELGGAGGDELAYAIAVEELSRVCGTTGVILSAHTSLGCWPIYKYGTEEQKQKYLIPLAKGEKLGAFALTEPNAGTDAAGQQTIAVEDGDDYILNGSKIFITNGGQADVYIVFAMTDRTKGTRGISAFIVEKDFPGFTIGKIEEKMGIRASSTAELIFQNCVVPKENLLGELGKGFKIAMSTLDGGRIGIAAQALGIAQGALDETVQYLKERKQFGRSLSKFQGLQWMVADMATEIEAARMLVYRAAYNKANGLPYNKEAAMAKLYAANTAMNVTTKCVQLHGGYGYTKDYPVERMMRDAKITEIYEGTSQVQQMVIAGHLLR, encoded by the coding sequence ATGAATTTCACATTGACGAAAGAGCAGGAAATGGTTAGAACCGTAATGAGAGAATTTGCTGAAAATGAAGTAAAACCAATTGCAGCAGATATTGATGAAACAGGAAGGTTCCCAAGAGAGAACGTTGAAAAAATGGCTAGATACAATATGTTGGGTATACCTTTCCCAGAAGAACTAGGTGGAGCAGGCGGAGACGAATTAGCTTATGCAATAGCAGTAGAAGAATTATCAAGAGTTTGTGGTACAACAGGAGTTATATTATCAGCTCATACATCATTAGGATGTTGGCCAATTTATAAATACGGTACAGAAGAACAAAAACAAAAATATTTAATACCATTAGCTAAAGGTGAAAAACTAGGAGCTTTTGCATTAACAGAACCTAATGCTGGTACAGATGCAGCAGGACAACAAACTATTGCAGTAGAAGATGGCGATGACTATATTCTAAACGGATCAAAGATTTTTATAACTAATGGTGGACAAGCAGATGTATATATAGTATTTGCTATGACAGATAGAACAAAGGGAACAAGAGGAATTAGTGCTTTTATAGTTGAAAAGGACTTTCCAGGATTTACTATCGGAAAGATAGAAGAAAAAATGGGAATTAGAGCTTCTTCAACAGCTGAACTTATTTTCCAAAACTGTGTAGTACCTAAGGAAAATCTTTTAGGTGAATTAGGAAAAGGTTTCAAAATTGCAATGTCTACATTAGATGGTGGTAGAATTGGTATTGCAGCTCAAGCATTAGGAATTGCTCAAGGTGCATTAGATGAAACAGTACAATACTTAAAAGAAAGAAAACAATTTGGTAGATCACTTTCTAAATTCCAAGGACTACAATGGATGGTAGCAGATATGGCAACTGAAATAGAAGCAGCTAGAATGTTAGTTTATAGAGCAGCTTATAACAAAGCAAACGGTCTTCCTTACAATAAAGAAGCAGCTATGGCAAAATTATATGCAGCTAACACAGCTATGAATGTAACTACAAAATGTGTTCAATTACATGGTGGATATGGATATACAAAAGACTATCCAGTTGAAAGAATGATGAGAGATGCTAAGATTACAGAAATATACGAAGGTACTTCTCAAGTACAACAAATGGTTATTGCTGGTCATTTATTAAGATAA